The genomic window CGCCGCCGCCGTCCTCAACGAGTTCTACGGCCCCTGGGTCGGCGTGCCGTCGCTCGCGCTCGCCGGCCTCGTCGGGTTTCAGCGCCTCGACTCGCGCGTCCACGACTTCTCCGACGTGGTCTTCGGCAGCATGATGGGCTACATCATCGGCACGTCCATCGCCCGCGGCGAGAAGGCGCAGTTTCCTGAGATCTTCGGCATGCAGGTGATCCCGTACGTTGACCCGGAAACCGGTGCGTCGGGCCTTGCCCTGCTGAAGCAGTGGTGAGCCGTCCGGGCCAGCGCCCCCGAACTCTCCGCCGCGTATAATCCCGCCACCGCCGTGGAGGACCGCGCGCCATGCCGTTGGGCTGGGAAGGTCGGAAGATCCGCCTGGTGCCGCTCGAGCACGAGCTGCACTTCGACAATTGCGTCCGCTGGCTCAACGACCCAGTGGTCACCGCCTGGACGCTCATTGGCGACTACCCGCTCACGCGCGTTGCCGAGGGAGACTTCTTCGACCGCGTCGCCCGCCAGAGCGACACCGACATCGTGTTCGCCATCGAGCTGCTCGCCGAGGAGCGCGAACACATCGGCGTCTGTGGGCTGCACAACGTCAACTATCGCCACGGCACCGGCGTGCTCGGGATCATCATCGGCCGACCACAGCTCTGGGGACGCGGACTCGGCTCCGATGCCATCGCGGTGATGACGCGCTATGCTTTTGACGTTGCCGGTCTGCGCCTCATTCTCTCCGAGGCCCTCGCCGAGAACGTGGCGTCAATCCGCGCACAGCTCAAATGCGGCTATCAACAGTTGGGCTGCATCCCGCAGCGCTACTGGAAGCGCGGCGCGTTCCGCGACGCCATTCAGTTCTGTCTGACGCGCGACGACTGGTCCCGCAGCCAAGCGCCCGCCGCCGCGGGAGCCTCCCATGCCTGACCTGCCGCGCCTGTTGTCCGACTTCGAACCGCTGCCCGGCCTGATCAAGGCCGACTACGCCGACTTTGTTGTTGAGGAGATCCCGCTCTACCCGGCTGACGGGACGGGGACACACACGTATTTTCTGCTGGAAAAGACCGGCATTTCCACGTCGCAGGCCATCCACGACCTGGCCCGCGCGCTCAACGTTCGCCGCCACGAGATCGGCTTTGCCGGCCAGAAGGACTCCCGAGCGGTCACGCGGCAGTGGATGTCCATCGAGCATACGCCGCCGGAGCGCCTGACCGCGCTCGCCATCCCGCGCCTGCGCATCCTTGAGACCACGCGCCATGGCAACAAGCTCCGGCTCGGCCACCTGAAGGGCAACGCCTTCACCATCCGTGTGCGCCAGACCGAACCCCAGCGCCTGGCCCAGCTCCAGGATGCCCTGGCGCGCCTCGTCCGGGTTGGCGTGCCCAACTACTTTGGCACGCAGCGCTTCGGCTATCGCGGCGACACGTGGGCGGTCGGCCGCGCGATCGTGCGGCGCGACCTGCAGGGTGCGCTGGACCTCATCCTGGGCCGCCCGACCGAACACGACGTGGACGCCACGCGGCGGGCACGCGAACTGTACGACCGCGGAGAATACTTACAGGCCGCTCGGGCGTGGCCGGCGCTGTTCCATACTGAGCGCCGGGCGCTGAAGGCGCTTGCCCAAGCCGGCGGCAAGCACCGGCGTGGCTTCGCCGCGATTGACCGGACCATGCGCACGTTCTATGTGTCGGCCTACCAGTCACACCTGTTCAACCAGGTCGTGGCCGCGCGATTGCCCACCGGCCTGGGGCAGCTCTGGCCTGGCGATCTCGCCTGGTTGCACGCCTCCGGCGCAGTGTTCCGCGTGGAGGACGTGGCCCTCGAGCAGCCGCGCGCCGACGCGGGCGACATCAGCCCGACGGGACCGCTCTTCGGCTACCGCATGACCGAGCCCTGCGGCCGCCCGGGCGAGCTGGAGGCCGCGCTGCTGGCCGGCGAAGGTCTTTCACGGGATGCCTTCCATGCTGGACCGCTGCGGATCAGTGGGGGTCGCCGGCCGTTGCGCTTTCGCCCGGAAGGTGCTCAGGTCTCGCTTGGCGCCGATGAGCGCGGCCCCTATCTTGAACTGCGGTTCGTGCTGCCACGCGGGTGTTATGCAACGGCGCTGCTGCGCGAGCTGTTCAGTGCGGCGCCCCCAGAGGCGTCCGATCCCGGGAACGCGGAAACGGAGGCCCTCGCGCCATAGCGGGAGCGCTGGGCGCGCGGGTGGGCGAGCTTTGCATGCCGAACGAGCCGGCTTTCGATTGGGGCCGTCTGCTTGATACGGTGCGGGATGATGAGCCCGACCTGTACCGGTCGTGGTTTGCCACGCTGCGCGCCACGCCGCCCGAGCGCGGCGAACTGGAGATCCAGGCGGACGACCCTTCGCAGGCTCACTATCTTGAGGACAAATGCCGCGACGCCTTCGTCAACGCGGCCATGAAGACGAGCGGCTACATGCTCGCGGTGCGCTTTGTCTGCCGCCAGGTGCCGCCGTCCGGCACCCTGACCGGCGCCCCGGCAGCCCTGACCCGTATCCGGCTCAGTGCTGACTACACGTTTGACCAGTTCGTCGTCGGCCCGTCGAATCGGCTGGCGCACGCCGCCTGCGGAGCCGTCTGCAACCAACTCGGCACGCTCTACAACCCACTTTTCGTTCACGGCGCTTCCGGGCTCGGCAAGACGCACCTCCTGCAGGCGACCTGTGGCGAGGTCCTGCAGCGCAACGGGAACCTCCAGGTGCTGTACGTAACCTGCGAGACGTTCGTCAATGACTTTGTGCAGGCAATCGCATCGGGGAAGCTCCAGCAGTTCCGCGAGGCTGCCCGGCGGGCCGACCTCCTCGCGATCGATGACATCCAATTCCTCGCGAACCGCGAATCCAGCCAGGAAGAACTGTTCCATACGTTCAACGTCCTTTACCAGAGCGGCAAGCAAATCGTCCTGTCAGCTGACTCGGCCCCCGCAGAGATCCCGACGCTCGAAGACCGGCTGATGAGCCGCTTCAACTGGGGCCTCGTTGTCCAGATCGACCCACCCAACCGCGAGACCCGCCAGGCGATTCTGCACAAGAAGGCCCGCCTGCGCGGCGTCGAAATCCCTGACGAGGTAATCGACGTCATTGCTGAACACGTCCAAGCCAACATCCGCCTGCTCGAGGGCGCGCTCACGAAGCTCATTACCAGCACTCAGCTCGGCGGGAAGCCGCTGAACGTCGAGACCGCGCGCGAGGTGCTGTCCAGCTACGGCGGCCGGGAGCAGCGCCCGCTCCGCGTCAGCGAAATTCTCGAAGCCGTGTCCAGCCATTTCGGCATCCGCCTCCAGGACCTCCTCGGCCGCAAGCGCACACGCTCCATCAGCCAGCCGCGCCAGATCGCCATGTACCTGGCCCGCAAGCTGACGCCCCTGAGCCTTGAAGAGATCGGCATGCAGTTCGGTGGTCGCGATCACTCGACCGTCCTGCACGCAGAGCGCTCGATCGAAAACACGCGCGGCACCGACCGTGAACTGGCCACGGCCCTGTCACAACTGACCGGCCGTCTCCTGTCGCGCGGCTGACGAATGCTGCCCACCACGCACCGCGGCACCGTCGGCGACCCTCACGCAGCGCCCTGACTGTGCGGCCTGTCAGCCACCGCGACGCCACATTGCCAGCTCCCCGCACAGCCGTCCGTCGCGCAAAATGCGTCGGAACAATAACTTGCGCGTCACAATCGACCCAAGTGACAGATTTCACACAGCAGGAGATGAGGAAGATGAAGTACCTTCCTTTAACCACCGTAATAACCCTGTCCCGGTCGCGTTGTCGCGCGGCCTACCCCGGCCTCCTTGGCCCGTGCAAAACTCCTCGATCTGCGCAACGCCTAGTAGCGGATGGCGCTTGGTTGGGTTAAATATAGGGGTGCGGCACATGCCTGGGGCTGACAGCTACAGCGCCCGGACTGGAAGCCGTGGTCCGCGTGGGCCCCGTGGCGCAAATGGATAGCGGGATTGCGATTATGAAGACTCGATTGCCACGCCAGGAGTTCCTCGACGCACTCGGCGCCATCGCGGCCGTCGCAAGTGGTCGCACGACCAAACCGATCTTCGGCTGCGTCAAGGTTGTGACCGAGGCGGAGTCCATTGCACTGAGCGCCACCGATGGAGAGGTGGCCCTGCGCCTGGGTGTCGGGAGCTTCGCCGTTGAGGAGCCCGGCGAGGCGGTGGTGGCCGCTGACCGGCTGCTTGGGATCGTGCGCGAGATGCCTGACGCCGAGATCCAGCTTGACGTGGATGAACGCTATTGTGTGGTGCGCGGCGCCGGCAGCGAGTTCAAGATCTTTGTGCAGCCGCCAGCGGATTTCCCGGCGATCCCGACGTTCGAGGACGAGCCGGACTTGGTGATTGACGGCGGGCTATTGTGGCGGATGATCGGGTTGACGATCTATGCCGCGGCGCGCGAGACAAGCCGTTACGCGATCAATGGCGTGCTGTGGGAGAAGCATGGGAAGCGGTTGTATCTCGTGGCCACGGACGGGCGGCGGCTGGCGCGGGCCGGCGGGGGTATCCTGGAATCCGCGAGCGGCGATTTTGAAGCGATCGTCCCGGCGAAGGCGCTGAACGTCTTTGAGCGCGTCTTCGCGCCGGGCCGCGAGCAGCGCGACTGGGCCGTAGATATCAAGGTGACGCCGAACCAGCTCTTGCTGCGCAGTGGCGAGCGGGTGTTGTCGACCGTGCTGGTAGAGGGCAACTTCCCGAAGTATCAGGACGTGATCCCGCGGGAGAGCAGCAAGGTGGCACACGTCGACCGCGCCGAGTTGCACGGGGCAGTCAAGCGCGCCGCGCTGCTGACCAGCGATGAGGCCCGGGCCGTGAAGATGACCTTCGACGGCGACCGGTTGACGATCACCGCGCAGTCACCCGAGCAGGGTGAGGCGCGCGTCGAACTCCCCATGGAGCTGGAGGGCGAGCGCGTCGAGATCGCGTTCAACCCGGCGTTCGTCAATGATGCGCTCAAAGCGCTGACCTGCGACCGCGTGCGCATTGAGTTACAGGACGGTTTTCGGCCTGGGATTCTCTGCGGCGAGGACAAGAATGAGTTCCTGTACGTGGTCATGCCTGTTTCCCTGTGACGGGCCGGGGAGCGTGCTGAGGCTGCCGTCGTGAACGTGGAGCAATACGAGGCGCTGCGGGCCAATCGCTATCGCCGGTGCCCGCGGAAGCTGAGCGAGCTGCCGCCGCGCGGGCCGCGGCGTGTGCGGCCGGCGGGGCTCACGCCGCTGGGCCACGTTGTCGCCGAGGCCGCCGAGCTGCTGCGCCGGCGCGAGGTCACGGAGGCGGCTTGGCTGCGGGTGGTTCCCGCGGCGTGGTCGCCGGCGACGCGGGTGCTGGGCTTGGCGTCCGCCAGGCGCGATACGGCGACGATCGCCGTCAGCAGCTCAAGCCTGCTCTTTGAGCTCCGTCGGCGGCAAGCGCGCCTGGAACGGGACTTGGCCCGCCTGGCACCGGGGATTCGGCACCTGCAGTTTGTGCTGGATGGCGGCAGCGCACCGGAGAGCGCAGGTTAGCTAGGGCGCGGGGCAAGGGCGGAGAGTGAAGTGACCGACATGCAACCGACATCCGCATACGATGAGAGCAAGGTGCAGGTGCTCGAGGGCACCGAGCACGTTCGCAAGCGGCCTGCCATGTACATCGGCGACACCGGCCTCCGCGGCCTGCACCACCTGGTGTACGAGGTGGTCGACAACTCGATTGACGAAGCGATGGCGGGGGCGTGCCAGAATATCGAAGTCTGTATTTACACCGACGGCAGCGTCAGCGTCGAGGACGACGGCCGGGGCTTTCCGGTTGGCATCAAGGAAGGCTACAACATGTCGGCGCTCGAGCTCTGCCTGACGCGGCTCGGCGCCGGGGCGAAGTTCGACCGTGATTCGTACAAGGTTTCCGGCGGCCTGCACGGTGTCGGCGTCAGCGTCGTCAACGCGCTTTCCGAGTGGCTCCAGGCC from Phycisphaerae bacterium includes these protein-coding regions:
- a CDS encoding GNAT family N-acetyltransferase yields the protein MPLGWEGRKIRLVPLEHELHFDNCVRWLNDPVVTAWTLIGDYPLTRVAEGDFFDRVARQSDTDIVFAIELLAEEREHIGVCGLHNVNYRHGTGVLGIIIGRPQLWGRGLGSDAIAVMTRYAFDVAGLRLILSEALAENVASIRAQLKCGYQQLGCIPQRYWKRGAFRDAIQFCLTRDDWSRSQAPAAAGASHA
- the truD gene encoding tRNA pseudouridine(13) synthase TruD codes for the protein MPDLPRLLSDFEPLPGLIKADYADFVVEEIPLYPADGTGTHTYFLLEKTGISTSQAIHDLARALNVRRHEIGFAGQKDSRAVTRQWMSIEHTPPERLTALAIPRLRILETTRHGNKLRLGHLKGNAFTIRVRQTEPQRLAQLQDALARLVRVGVPNYFGTQRFGYRGDTWAVGRAIVRRDLQGALDLILGRPTEHDVDATRRARELYDRGEYLQAARAWPALFHTERRALKALAQAGGKHRRGFAAIDRTMRTFYVSAYQSHLFNQVVAARLPTGLGQLWPGDLAWLHASGAVFRVEDVALEQPRADAGDISPTGPLFGYRMTEPCGRPGELEAALLAGEGLSRDAFHAGPLRISGGRRPLRFRPEGAQVSLGADERGPYLELRFVLPRGCYATALLRELFSAAPPEASDPGNAETEALAP
- the dnaA gene encoding chromosomal replication initiator protein DnaA: MPNEPAFDWGRLLDTVRDDEPDLYRSWFATLRATPPERGELEIQADDPSQAHYLEDKCRDAFVNAAMKTSGYMLAVRFVCRQVPPSGTLTGAPAALTRIRLSADYTFDQFVVGPSNRLAHAACGAVCNQLGTLYNPLFVHGASGLGKTHLLQATCGEVLQRNGNLQVLYVTCETFVNDFVQAIASGKLQQFREAARRADLLAIDDIQFLANRESSQEELFHTFNVLYQSGKQIVLSADSAPAEIPTLEDRLMSRFNWGLVVQIDPPNRETRQAILHKKARLRGVEIPDEVIDVIAEHVQANIRLLEGALTKLITSTQLGGKPLNVETAREVLSSYGGREQRPLRVSEILEAVSSHFGIRLQDLLGRKRTRSISQPRQIAMYLARKLTPLSLEEIGMQFGGRDHSTVLHAERSIENTRGTDRELATALSQLTGRLLSRG
- the dnaN gene encoding DNA polymerase III subunit beta; translation: MKTRLPRQEFLDALGAIAAVASGRTTKPIFGCVKVVTEAESIALSATDGEVALRLGVGSFAVEEPGEAVVAADRLLGIVREMPDAEIQLDVDERYCVVRGAGSEFKIFVQPPADFPAIPTFEDEPDLVIDGGLLWRMIGLTIYAAARETSRYAINGVLWEKHGKRLYLVATDGRRLARAGGGILESASGDFEAIVPAKALNVFERVFAPGREQRDWAVDIKVTPNQLLLRSGERVLSTVLVEGNFPKYQDVIPRESSKVAHVDRAELHGAVKRAALLTSDEARAVKMTFDGDRLTITAQSPEQGEARVELPMELEGERVEIAFNPAFVNDALKALTCDRVRIELQDGFRPGILCGEDKNEFLYVVMPVSL